Proteins from a genomic interval of Corvus moneduloides isolate bCorMon1 chromosome 6, bCorMon1.pri, whole genome shotgun sequence:
- the GLRX5 gene encoding glutaredoxin-related protein 5, mitochondrial, whose amino-acid sequence MSAAVRAGWRIGAAAAALRGRAGRPLSQATGEGGGAEGGGGSGSREAVERLVREHPVVVFMKGSPAQPLCGFSNAVVQILRLHGVEDYRAHDVLQDPDLRQGIKNYSNWPTIPQVYLNGEFVGGCDILLQMHQNGDLVEELKKLGIRSALLDAEKDQEKK is encoded by the exons ATGAGCGCGGCGGTGCGGGCGGGGTGGCGGAtcggggccgccgccgccgctctgcggggccgggccgggcgccCGCTCAGCCAGGCGACcggggagggcggcggggcTGAGGGCGGCGGTGGCTCGGGATCGCGGGAGGCGGTGGAGCGGTTGGTGCGGGAGCACCCGGTGGTGGTGTTCATGAAGGGCAGCCCGGCGCAGCCGCTCTGCGGCTTCAGCAACGCCGTGGTGCAGATCCTGCGGCTGCACGGCGTGGAGGATTATCGCGCCCACGATGTGCTACAGGACCCCGACCTCCGCCAAG gAATAAAAAACTACTCCAACTGGCCTACCATCCCACAAGTGTACCTCAATGGTGAATTTGTTGGCGGCTGTGATATACTCCTCCAGATGCATCAGAATGGAGATCTTGTAGAAGAGCTGAAGAAACTAGGAATCCGTTCAGCGCTTCTGGATGCAGAAAAAGAccaagagaaaaagtaa